ttttttttgtagctccTGTTATTTACGAGATACGGGcaaaaagacaagaatttcatgaaaaaattgggtttgggtgGCCCGTACGACTTCGCCGGTGTGAgcacttttgtagagcatttcaTTCCGAAGAAAACCTACTGACGTCCTAGACTACACCATAGAATGCCTCTGAACTGTAgatgttttaaagaaaaaaattgaagtttacgtgtattttaagcgGGAAATCTTTACATGCCTTGGGCGagcacttaatattaatattaagggctcaatcttgcagggaattttttttgttgtatttccaacaaaatttcacgatgggaccgaaaaaaaaaaatatagtccaaaaaaaaagcaccctaatGATACATATGACCTTAAAAGATAATATTTCACATGTAAGAATTGTTATAGTTTTTGTATTATTCACCTGTGCCGTTAGATGAAAATCCTTTCCTTGTTTAATCTGTCAAATCATCAGATTTCATTTCGCTACGAGAGCACGACCCCATATTTGGTAGTCCTTGAAATCAACCAATCAAATAACCAAGCATACAAACAAGACTACGGAGATGAATTTTAGAGGGGATCAGAGATTATCAGAAAATTATCACtatataaaaattatgcaaGTAATGGATCGTATTACGTCAATCACTTTGTACTATAAATATTCACACAATAGTGACGAACAGCAAAGCGTTAGTAGCAGTCCGTTCATTGCTAGAAACATGGATCGTTGGGTTGGTAAAATTGCCGTCGTGACCGGTGCAAGTTCGGGAATTGGTGCTGCAATTGCCGAGGCACTCGTAAAGGAGGGCATAATCGTCGTTGGAGTTGCCAGGAGGTTGGATAATCTGAAGGCATTGTCGGCAAGTCTCAAAGGAGCCAAAGGGAAACTTTACGCGAAGCAATGCGACGTTACCAAAGAGGATGAGCTTTTGGGTACCTTTGAGTGGGTCAATACCGAATTGGGAGGCATCGATATTCTTGTCAACAACGCTGGCGTCTGGAGTACCAACCGAGTCATAGGTGAGCGGATAAACGGAAGCAAATTAGTAATTGGTATTCGAATTATATTGTTTGTCATTTGTTCGCTTAATATTCTTTACAGACGGTAACATTAAAGAGTTTCGAAAGCTGCTCGATCTCAACGTCTTGGCAAGTGCCGTGTCTCTTCAGGAAGCCGTGGCTTCCATGCAGAGGCGTAACGTAGCCGGTCACATCATCAATATTAACAGGTGATCGATTAATTGTGATACATTTATGTCCGACAGTATGCATACGTTTACTATTCAAAGTGCCCTATTCTGTAAAATTTGTATGTTTTTGACGTTTCTATTCCACCGCAGTGTTGCTGGACATTGGCTTCCCGGTCAAGCTTCAAGTTTGTACCCGGCAACTAAACATGCAATTACGACAATAACCGAGACTGTGAGACGGGAGCTCTCGCTCGCGAATAGCAAGATAAAAATAACGGTAAAAGGATACAGGGGTCCGACAATACTTGAGCATTGTTCACCGCTTAATCTAATATGCAGATAAATTTTCTGAATGATCAATACgacgtaaaaataattcgtttAGAGCGTCAGTCCCGGATTCGTCAAAACGGACATCATGCGGGCTTCTGGTGTCGCTAATCACGAACAATTCTTCGACAATCTTCCTCATCTTCAGCCGAAAAGTGTAGTAGATGCAGTTCTTTACATTTTGGGTACCCCGGAGGATGTTCAGGTAAATAATTCTTGTCAGAccgcttgaaaaatttctaatagGTTTCTTTGAAAGTATACAATTggttatttacttatttttcttGACAGGTAATGGAACTAACGCTTTGTCCAGTTGGTGAAAAGGCTTTTTGAGGGCGAGACACAGAAGTTTTCACAAGCCGATTGTGTACGAATAAAAGTATAATCTACGAATCTGTTTCTTACCCTGTATTTTCGATACACTCGTGTGTCAATGGCAGCGTCAAAGTTAATACTCCTCCCAATTAAAATAACACGAGAATAATATTTGTCTTATCGTCAGCTGACACGAACGATTGGAATATTACACAGGGGTTCAGTGGCGAAGGCAACATCCATGTCACGCGCCCAAGTTTCCATTCGCACCATTTGTCCTCTACTCTCGGCTCATGTAAAAGTTGTGCATGTGTTGCCGCTCGGCGTGCTCGCGCAGCTTGGAGGTTGCCCTTTCACCGCAGATTCCCTGTAGATTgaacatgaataaattttatgataCCCTTGTTATTGAATTTacgaaaagagagaaagagacgtAAAATAACACAAATCGTAGAGTCTGTATTTATAGCTTCGTTAGGACCGTAATTGAACAGGCACtgctgcccccccccccccccccccccgcccttcGCTCCCATCCTCACTGCCCCCTCCAGCCACAGCGACGTAATAAAGTCGTATTAGTGACACCTATGAGTACAGTCGAGGGTCATTTAGCGACCGTGACAAAACGTAAACAATTTCAACTCACGAGTAGTAATAAGAGGTCAAAAGGGGAACTGGAAATAGTCATTGCATAAACAAGAATTATAAAAACGAacggtaaaataaaaacagataGGTATCATCGTGAGGCTGCAAAAAGATGAGCGTGAGACCTTCAACCGTCAAGACTCACTATCCTTGGCAGCAGTCTGGTTTGAGCTGCAGTCATGGATCGTTGGGTTGGTAAAGTTGCCGTGGTAACCGGTGCTAGTGCTGGGATCGGTGCCGCGATTGCCGAAGCCCTGGTCAAGGAGGGTCTCACTGTTGTTGGATTTGCCAGACGGTTGGAGAGACTGGAAACTTTGTCAGCGAGTCTGAAAGGAGCCAAAGGTAAATTTTACGCGAAACAGTGTGACGTCAGCAAGGAAGAGGATCTTCTTGACGCCTTCAAATGGGTGAAGACCGAATTCGGAGGCATCGACGTTCTTGTCAACAATGCCGGTGTCGTCAATGGACGCAAGTTTTTAGGTTTGTGACAATGTCTCATCCAGATCGAAGAAAATTGACATCTCTACAATATTCCTTTTTccgtttaaattattttccagaTGACGACGCTGCTTCCTTGCGTAATATGTTGAACGTGAATTTCATGGCTACTGCGATCGGCACCCAGGAGGCGGTGGCTTCGATGCAGAGCCGCAACGTACCGGGTCATATCATCAACATAAACAGGTAACTGGTGCATGGACTCACTCCGTACTTGCCTGAAAAGTTATATGATTCGTGTGAATCCAAAATGCGCCAACAAGCTTATTTCGGTCCACAGTGTGGTTGGACACAAAGTTCCAGACAAAGTGATGAGCTCCAGTGCTTACTGCTCTACGAAATTCGCAGTGACAGCGTTGTGCGAGACTGTGAGGAAGGAAATCGCGACTGCAAAGtctgatataaaaataacggTAAGATTCAAACCATTTTACGCCAAATGACGAGGACGCAGTCATAGGAATAATTACTTCATCGGgttgtagaaaatttaacaTAACTAATGTTCTGCGCCGTGGCTTGTAGAATCGTGTAAGTAAGTAATTTTGTCCTGTAAACCAGAGCCTCAGCCCGGGATTCGTCGCGACCGAAATCATACAACAATCGGGAATGACTGAATCCGCTGCTCTAGAGCTCTACAAAACACTGCCTTGCCTCGAACCTCAGGATGTCGCTAACGCGGTCGTTTATGTTTTGGGAACGCCGAAAAATGTCCAGGTCAGATTTAATTTGCCTTCAAACTTTGCACTTTCAACATCCAATGGAACTTTAACGTGCCTGTTAaatcttaaaatatttttcatttctatttcaaACATGTAGATAACCGAGTTGAAGATTCAACCACTGCACGAGATGTTCTAGGATCAGACTGTCGCAAAAAATTGCCGACGAACTCAAGTACAGTGTAATCGCGTGTAATCTGAGAGCAAAAAAAGTAAAGGtaaatcaataatattcttGAATTATTTCCTACCCTTTCCACTTCACCTCCGCGTGCTCTCTATTTatacgaaaaacgaattggaAACCATTTTTTACCATTAAATAAGTCAATGTTTTAAACTACCAAGTTTCGCTATTACGACTCATTGCATAAAATTAGTTATCACTAAGTCTTATCGTCGCTACCGAGATAACTGAATACCGATAAGAATTCCTAGTGAGTTTCGTAAAAATGTTCAGGAGATAATATTTCCATACATATCTGATATTCGAAGCAACATTTGAGTTACgtcaaattttacaacaatttaCAATATGAGTTGACAAATTGCAGCTGATACGAAGTTCCGTTCAATTGGATAATTGGTCGCGCGCGTGCAGAGTCGTAGTATAATGGCTGGATTTCATTTGTTCAAGGCTCTTGGGGCTATAGAAAACGTGTGGTTACAAATAAGTATTCGCAGTTAATTATTATGCGACATTCAATGCGATATTGCGCTGAATTCCTCCAACATCCGCCTATTTCTGCGTTCTCTGCTTGACACGTGTAAACATGTAAAGTACAAATTATCGAGTTTGCCGTGACTAATCACCGTTAGAATAAAAACAGCGAAAATACACTGATGAAGTACGCGTTCCGAGCATAACGAATACTGtcgaaaataaacaaaattaaagTAGTTTTACATGGTTTTTATCTCTACCTACTCGTCATTCGCTCAAAGAATCAGCCGTGATGGCCCTAGACCAACTTTCCTCCTCCAAAGCGTCGCTGGTGAAGACAACCAATTAAGTAGCTATTCGTCTAGCTGGGAAATCGGCTGTTTGTGTTCATCGTACACCAACCTTATTCTTGCAATTTCGTTTGATCTTGAACCTTGTGCAGCGTTCAAAATGTATAGAAAATACAATTTACCGCAATGTTTGTAAGAATGAGCAGAATGGGGTTACACATTGCCTGAATTTCAGGCTAGGGATTTTCAAGGTCACTTATCATCACATGTCGTATTTTGAATGTAACCAGGCAATAGGCAAGATAGACATTTAGCCACTCGAGTCACGCAAAGCTCGCTTCGTGCGTGATTGCAAATCGTCGCATCTGACACTCTG
This genomic stretch from Neodiprion pinetum isolate iyNeoPine1 chromosome 6, iyNeoPine1.2, whole genome shotgun sequence harbors:
- the LOC138190321 gene encoding farnesol dehydrogenase-like, coding for MNFRGDQRLSENYHYIKIMQVMDRITSITLYYKYSHNSDEQQSVSSSPFIARNMDRWVGKIAVVTGASSGIGAAIAEALVKEGIIVVGVARRLDNLKALSASLKGAKGKLYAKQCDVTKEDELLGTFEWVNTELGGIDILVNNAGVWSTNRVIDGNIKEFRKLLDLNVLASAVSLQEAVASMQRRNVAGHIININSVAGHWLPGQASSLYPATKHAITTITETVRRELSLANSKIKITSVSPGFVKTDIMRASGVANHEQFFDNLPHLQPKSVVDAVLYILGTPEDVQVMELTLCPVGEKAF
- the LOC124220844 gene encoding farnesol dehydrogenase-like, whose amino-acid sequence is MDRWVGKVAVVTGASAGIGAAIAEALVKEGLTVVGFARRLERLETLSASLKGAKGKFYAKQCDVSKEEDLLDAFKWVKTEFGGIDVLVNNAGVVNGRKFLDDDAASLRNMLNVNFMATAIGTQEAVASMQSRNVPGHIININSVVGHKVPDKVMSSSAYCSTKFAVTALCETVRKEIATAKSDIKITSLSPGFVATEIIQQSGMTESAALELYKTLPCLEPQDVANAVVYVLGTPKNVQITELKIQPLHEMF